The proteins below are encoded in one region of Asticcacaulis excentricus CB 48:
- the clpA gene encoding ATP-dependent Clp protease ATP-binding subunit ClpA has translation MPSFSSALEETLHRAVGHANTHHHEYATLEHLLLALVDDADAAGVMTACNVDLTKLRTALTAYIETDLKSLVVPHSEEAKPTAGFQRVIQRAVIHVQSSGRDEVTGANVLVAIFSERESHAAFFLQEQEMTRYDAVNYIAHGIAKKPGASEPRTVRGSSEDGSPSSEEKSGKAASTDALAAYCVDLNEKSRHGKVDPLIGRSAEVERAIQILCRRTKNNPLLVGDPGVGKTAIAEGLAKKIVEGEVPEVLSGATIYSLDMGTLLAGTRYRGDFEERVKQVVKELEAHPNAILFIDEIHTVIGAGATSGGAMDASNLLKPALASGALRCMGSTTYKEYRQHFEKDRALVRRFQKIDVTEPSLDDTVKILKGLKPYYETFHNLKYTDAAIKTAVELSARYITDRKLPDKAIDVIDEAGALQVILPEGKRKKVIGPKEIETVIAKIARIPSKSVSKTDTEALRDLTNDLQRVVFGQDEAIEQLSAAMKLARAGLRDANKPIGSYLFSGPTGVGKTEVAKQLSQTLGIELLRFDMSEYMERHTVSRLIGAPPGYVGHDQGGLLTDAVDQTPHAIVLLDEIEKAHPDIYNILLQVMDNGTLTDAVGKKVDFRNVVLIMTTNAGASDNQKNSIGFGREKVSGEDEVAIKRLFTPEFRNRLDAIVTFRQLKPEVIGQVVQKFILQLEMQLADRNITIELSPDAEKWLAENGYDELYGARPLARVIQENIKKPLADEILFGKLVRGGHILVKLAEGKIAFDITPAKDKNASRAEAVD, from the coding sequence ATGCCATCGTTTTCAAGCGCTCTCGAAGAAACCCTGCATCGCGCGGTGGGTCATGCGAACACCCATCACCATGAGTACGCGACCCTGGAGCACCTTCTGTTGGCCCTCGTCGATGACGCCGATGCCGCAGGCGTCATGACGGCTTGTAATGTGGATCTGACCAAGCTCAGGACCGCATTGACGGCCTACATCGAAACCGACCTCAAATCTCTGGTCGTTCCCCATTCCGAAGAAGCCAAGCCGACCGCCGGCTTTCAGCGCGTCATTCAGCGCGCGGTGATCCATGTGCAGTCATCGGGCCGTGACGAAGTGACTGGTGCCAATGTGCTGGTGGCCATTTTTTCTGAGCGCGAGTCCCACGCCGCCTTCTTCTTGCAGGAGCAGGAGATGACGCGCTACGATGCGGTCAACTATATCGCCCACGGCATCGCCAAGAAGCCAGGAGCGTCTGAACCGCGCACGGTACGCGGATCTTCCGAAGACGGCTCGCCCTCTTCTGAGGAAAAGTCGGGCAAGGCAGCATCAACGGATGCCTTGGCGGCCTATTGCGTTGACCTGAATGAGAAATCGCGTCACGGCAAGGTCGATCCGCTGATCGGACGTTCGGCCGAAGTTGAGCGCGCCATTCAGATCCTGTGCCGCCGCACCAAGAATAACCCGCTGCTGGTCGGTGACCCGGGCGTCGGTAAAACGGCTATCGCCGAAGGTCTGGCCAAAAAGATCGTTGAAGGCGAAGTGCCGGAGGTGCTGTCCGGAGCGACCATCTATTCGCTCGACATGGGCACACTGCTGGCCGGCACCCGTTATCGCGGCGACTTCGAAGAACGCGTCAAGCAGGTGGTCAAGGAACTTGAGGCGCATCCCAATGCTATCCTGTTCATCGACGAAATCCACACCGTTATCGGTGCCGGAGCAACGTCGGGAGGGGCGATGGATGCCTCCAACCTGCTGAAGCCAGCGCTGGCGTCGGGGGCCCTGCGCTGCATGGGTTCGACCACCTATAAGGAATACCGTCAGCACTTCGAAAAGGATCGGGCCTTGGTCCGTCGCTTCCAGAAGATAGACGTTACCGAGCCGTCGCTAGATGACACGGTGAAGATTTTGAAGGGCCTCAAGCCTTACTATGAGACCTTCCACAATCTGAAATACACCGATGCCGCCATCAAAACGGCGGTCGAGCTGTCGGCGCGCTATATCACCGACCGCAAGCTGCCGGATAAGGCGATCGACGTGATCGACGAAGCCGGGGCCTTGCAGGTGATCCTGCCCGAAGGCAAGCGTAAGAAGGTTATTGGCCCGAAGGAGATCGAAACGGTGATCGCCAAGATCGCCCGCATCCCGTCGAAGTCGGTATCCAAGACCGATACTGAGGCACTGCGCGACCTGACGAACGACCTGCAACGGGTGGTATTCGGTCAGGATGAGGCTATCGAACAGCTTTCGGCAGCGATGAAGCTGGCCCGCGCGGGTCTGCGCGATGCCAATAAGCCCATTGGCTCTTATCTCTTCTCCGGTCCGACCGGTGTGGGCAAGACCGAGGTGGCCAAGCAGTTGTCGCAAACGCTTGGAATCGAGCTGTTGCGCTTCGACATGTCAGAATATATGGAACGCCATACTGTATCGCGCCTGATCGGTGCGCCCCCGGGCTATGTCGGCCATGATCAAGGTGGCCTTCTAACCGATGCTGTGGATCAGACGCCGCACGCCATCGTCTTGCTCGACGAAATCGAGAAGGCGCACCCGGACATCTACAACATCCTGCTTCAGGTGATGGATAATGGTACGCTGACCGATGCAGTAGGCAAGAAGGTCGATTTCCGCAATGTGGTGCTGATCATGACCACCAATGCGGGCGCTTCAGACAACCAGAAGAATTCGATTGGTTTCGGACGCGAAAAGGTCTCGGGTGAGGACGAAGTGGCCATCAAGCGCTTGTTCACGCCGGAATTCCGCAACCGTCTGGATGCCATCGTCACCTTCCGTCAGCTCAAGCCGGAGGTCATCGGGCAGGTCGTGCAGAAGTTCATCCTTCAGCTCGAAATGCAACTGGCCGACCGCAATATTACGATCGAGCTGTCGCCGGATGCCGAAAAGTGGCTGGCCGAAAATGGTTATGATGAACTGTATGGCGCGCGTCCGCTGGCGCGGGTCATTCAGGAGAACATCAAGAAGCCGCTGGCAGACGAGATCCTGTTCGGCAAGCTGGTGCGTGGCGGGCATATTCTGGTCAAGCTCGCCGAGGGTAAGATCGCCTTCGATATTACGCCCGCCAAGGACAAGAATGCCTCGCGCGCCGAGGCGGTGGACTAA
- the clpS gene encoding ATP-dependent Clp protease adapter ClpS, with protein MTDVDKPANAPFAVIDAKPKAAKPSLYRVLILNDDYTPMEFVVYVLERFFNKSREDATRIMLHVHQTGVGVCGVYTYEVAETKVAQVVDMARRHQHPLQCTMEKD; from the coding sequence GTGACAGATGTAGACAAACCGGCCAATGCGCCGTTTGCCGTCATCGACGCCAAGCCCAAGGCGGCGAAACCCTCTCTTTATCGCGTGTTAATTCTCAACGACGACTATACCCCTATGGAGTTCGTCGTGTACGTGCTGGAGCGATTCTTCAACAAGTCCCGCGAGGACGCCACCCGCATCATGCTGCACGTCCATCAGACGGGCGTCGGCGTTTGCGGGGTCTACACCTATGAAGTCGCGGAAACCAAGGTCGCCCAGGTGGTGGACATGGCCCGGCGGCATCAGCACCCTCTCCAGTGCACCATGGAGAAAGACTGA
- a CDS encoding MEKHLA domain-containing protein: MMSPILDPAVQAYNRLMAHSFHRFTGRQIVAGTAGLSDAALAEALFATPQVIVSHGIEADPVFRYANAQALRLWEMGWDDFTRLPSRQSAEPDNGIQSDRNALLKAALVQGYVDHYAGIRVSASGRRFYIEDTVLWNVVDEANIRHGQAAFIRRWRFL, encoded by the coding sequence ATGATGTCCCCTATTCTTGACCCTGCCGTTCAGGCCTATAACCGACTGATGGCCCACAGCTTCCATCGTTTTACCGGGCGGCAGATTGTCGCTGGTACCGCTGGACTGAGCGACGCCGCACTGGCCGAAGCCCTGTTTGCGACCCCACAGGTGATTGTGTCTCACGGCATCGAAGCAGATCCGGTTTTTCGCTATGCCAATGCACAGGCATTGAGGCTTTGGGAGATGGGTTGGGACGACTTTACCCGACTGCCCTCGCGTCAATCCGCAGAACCCGACAACGGCATACAGTCCGACCGTAATGCCTTGCTCAAAGCCGCGTTGGTTCAGGGATATGTCGATCATTACGCCGGTATCCGCGTGTCCGCCAGCGGTCGGCGTTTCTACATAGAAGACACCGTATTATGGAATGTCGTTGATGAGGCCAATATCCGTCACGGACAGGCCGCGTTTATCCGACGCTGGCGTTTCCTGTAG
- a CDS encoding alpha/beta fold hydrolase has product MLAPLLILLPGTDGTGVFFQGLVEALKAFYEIKVLSYPQNGDQSYEHIGRHLLSELPTDRDYILVGESFGGPLAIWLATHAAVKPVKLILGATFAASPFSRPGQWIAPLVPLARFIPLRKWQIKFMLFNGGHGQWAAQIFEQTRFIDRRTLLARVQSVLRCDMRAALAALSIPVLCLNATQDRLLPLCLPRHYPLQNNIRIVDLPLPHMIFQCASDTIAKNQIIPFLMSA; this is encoded by the coding sequence ATGCTTGCTCCCCTGCTGATCCTTCTGCCCGGAACCGATGGGACAGGGGTGTTTTTTCAGGGCCTCGTTGAAGCACTTAAGGCCTTTTACGAGATAAAGGTGCTGTCCTATCCGCAGAACGGCGATCAATCCTATGAACACATTGGCCGCCACCTTTTGTCAGAGTTGCCTACAGACCGTGATTACATTTTGGTGGGTGAGTCGTTTGGCGGCCCTTTGGCAATCTGGTTGGCGACGCATGCGGCAGTTAAACCCGTGAAGTTAATTTTAGGCGCGACCTTCGCTGCGTCGCCTTTTTCGAGACCAGGCCAGTGGATAGCGCCTCTTGTGCCATTGGCGCGTTTTATCCCGCTACGAAAATGGCAGATAAAGTTTATGCTTTTCAACGGTGGGCACGGGCAATGGGCCGCCCAAATTTTTGAACAGACCCGTTTCATAGATCGCCGGACTCTCCTGGCGCGCGTACAAAGTGTGTTGCGATGTGATATGAGAGCAGCACTTGCTGCACTCTCAATCCCTGTACTTTGCCTGAATGCGACACAGGATCGGCTTTTACCGCTGTGCCTGCCACGTCATTACCCGCTGCAAAACAACATTCGCATCGTTGACCTGCCTCTACCCCATATGATTTTTCAATGCGCATCGGACACAATCGCTAAAAATCAAATCATTCCGTTTCTTATGAGCGCATGA
- the sppA gene encoding signal peptide peptidase SppA, whose product MKQFFITVAAVFAAFVLFFVGVPFLLITMVAAASKPTTPSAITLVVDLREGLTDQTRSDPFAFITGRPLSTMDIVTSLYHAADDSKVKSVLIRLPEGGLMPAAAQEIRTAVRYVRSKNKPVYAHSQGLYPSTMVLASYTVGTAATEFWMQPRSSFQVTGIATEEMFLKRAFDKYGITPQFQQRYEYKNAVNPYLQSDFTPAHREATLSWMGSVYDSLINDAAIDRKDAKLDAGKLKSILEAGPYSAEQAKELGLITNLGQVQEIEEAAKAKGGADTQMMDIQSYAATTVSTGSQTIAVINGEGPIMTGKGSGGGFGSEAQMLSDDVAQAFYDAVENDKVKAIVFRVSSPGGSDTASEQISRALAYAKKSGKPVVVSMGDYAASGGYWVSAGASAIVANPTTLTGSIGVYGGKMAIGEAASRFGVDFRQIGVGSEYAGAYSAGKPFTDKQTQAISNWMDTIYNAFIGHVAEGRKLAPERVREIAKGRVWTGAQAKQLGLVDETGGFYAAVAKAKKLAKIGDDVKVKLVNYPNNKSPFAMFGKGVEASAKGFEALSFLGWAAGDPRAQMIMKEARDARLREQGASVLAPEPYAP is encoded by the coding sequence ATGAAACAGTTTTTCATTACGGTAGCCGCCGTATTCGCCGCCTTTGTGCTGTTCTTCGTCGGCGTGCCTTTCCTGCTGATCACCATGGTCGCCGCGGCATCCAAGCCCACCACGCCATCAGCCATCACGCTGGTGGTTGATCTGCGCGAAGGCTTGACGGATCAGACGCGGTCCGATCCGTTCGCCTTCATCACAGGCCGGCCGCTATCCACTATGGACATTGTCACTTCGCTTTATCACGCGGCGGACGACAGCAAGGTTAAGTCGGTGCTGATCCGTCTGCCCGAAGGCGGACTGATGCCTGCCGCCGCGCAGGAAATCCGCACGGCGGTGCGTTATGTGCGCAGCAAAAACAAGCCGGTCTATGCCCATTCACAGGGCCTTTATCCCTCGACCATGGTGCTGGCCTCCTACACGGTGGGTACGGCGGCGACCGAATTCTGGATGCAACCGCGCTCTTCGTTTCAGGTAACCGGGATTGCCACCGAAGAAATGTTCCTCAAGCGCGCCTTCGACAAGTACGGCATCACGCCGCAATTCCAGCAGCGCTATGAGTACAAGAACGCCGTCAACCCCTACCTGCAAAGCGACTTTACCCCGGCGCACCGCGAAGCCACCCTTTCGTGGATGGGCTCAGTCTATGACTCGCTGATCAACGATGCTGCGATCGACCGTAAGGACGCCAAGCTGGATGCCGGCAAGCTGAAATCCATCCTTGAAGCTGGTCCCTACAGTGCTGAGCAGGCCAAGGAACTGGGCCTGATCACCAACCTAGGTCAGGTGCAGGAAATCGAAGAGGCCGCCAAGGCCAAGGGCGGCGCGGACACGCAAATGATGGACATTCAGTCCTATGCGGCGACCACCGTATCGACCGGCAGCCAGACCATCGCGGTCATCAATGGCGAAGGTCCGATCATGACCGGCAAGGGGTCTGGCGGTGGCTTCGGCAGCGAAGCCCAGATGCTGTCAGACGATGTGGCTCAGGCCTTCTACGACGCCGTCGAGAACGACAAGGTCAAGGCCATCGTTTTCCGCGTCTCTTCGCCCGGCGGGTCGGACACGGCCTCCGAGCAGATTTCGCGCGCCCTCGCCTACGCCAAAAAATCCGGGAAGCCGGTCGTGGTCTCGATGGGCGATTATGCTGCCTCGGGCGGTTACTGGGTCTCGGCAGGGGCCAGCGCTATCGTTGCCAACCCGACTACCTTAACCGGCTCGATCGGCGTCTATGGCGGCAAGATGGCCATCGGCGAAGCGGCTTCGCGCTTTGGCGTCGATTTCCGTCAGATCGGTGTCGGCTCGGAATATGCTGGTGCATACTCCGCCGGCAAACCCTTCACCGACAAGCAAACGCAGGCCATCTCCAACTGGATGGACACCATCTATAACGCCTTCATCGGCCATGTCGCCGAAGGCCGCAAGCTGGCTCCCGAACGCGTTCGTGAAATTGCCAAGGGCCGCGTCTGGACGGGCGCGCAGGCCAAACAACTGGGGCTGGTCGATGAGACCGGCGGCTTCTACGCCGCCGTAGCCAAGGCCAAAAAGCTGGCCAAGATCGGTGACGACGTAAAGGTGAAGCTCGTCAACTACCCCAATAACAAGTCGCCCTTCGCCATGTTCGGCAAGGGTGTAGAGGCCAGCGCCAAGGGCTTCGAAGCCCTGTCCTTCCTCGGCTGGGCGGCCGGTGATCCACGCGCCCAGATGATCATGAAGGAGGCCCGCGACGCCCGCCTGCGCGAGCAGGGTGCCAGCGTCCTGGCCCCCGAGCCCTATGCACCGTAG
- a CDS encoding TIGR00730 family Rossman fold protein, with protein sequence MPDSASPASPRPILSVCIYCGSSDAVDQRYKDEARALGQVLAQHQLRLVYGGGGVGLMGEAARGASQAGGKVLGIMPQFLRTKERLLDEVETIVVQSMHERKMMMFEEADAFVVLPGGVGTLEEVIELLSWQRLDLHKKPIIFLNSGGFWQPFFDLVDFTVSKGFTPEAFRNTYKSVDKVEEVLGAIDELASHDEEIDTRRVL encoded by the coding sequence ATGCCCGACTCCGCCTCCCCCGCTTCGCCGCGACCTATCCTGTCGGTGTGCATCTATTGCGGCTCGTCGGACGCTGTCGATCAGCGCTACAAGGACGAGGCACGGGCACTTGGGCAGGTTCTTGCTCAACATCAGTTGCGCCTTGTCTATGGCGGTGGCGGCGTGGGCCTGATGGGCGAAGCGGCGCGTGGGGCGTCTCAGGCCGGCGGCAAGGTCTTGGGCATAATGCCACAATTCCTGCGCACAAAGGAACGCCTGCTCGATGAGGTCGAAACCATCGTCGTGCAGTCGATGCACGAGCGCAAGATGATGATGTTCGAAGAGGCCGATGCCTTTGTCGTCCTGCCCGGCGGAGTCGGGACGCTTGAGGAAGTAATTGAGCTTCTGTCGTGGCAGCGGCTCGATCTGCACAAGAAGCCGATAATCTTCCTCAATTCGGGTGGCTTCTGGCAGCCCTTCTTCGATCTGGTCGATTTCACCGTCAGCAAAGGTTTCACTCCGGAGGCTTTCCGAAACACTTATAAGAGCGTGGATAAGGTCGAAGAGGTGTTAGGGGCCATCGACGAACTGGCTTCACACGATGAGGAAATCGACACGCGCCGCGTCCTGTAA
- a CDS encoding rhodanese-related sulfurtransferase: MSQPPYVIAAFYHFFDFPDFEAHQAPLLERLKGLSIKGSLLITSEGVNSTMAGTREAIDSFLTYLQTELIGEPIVWKESYADTQPFGKVRVRLKKETISLGEPVNLTRRGHYVEPKDWNNLIRRNDVVILDTRNDYEINLGTFKGAIDPKIPTFKFLPEWTRQHADQLKGKKIATFCTGGIRCEKYTAWMMENGFDEVYHLKGGILQYFEDVPAEESLWDGECFVFDERIAVDHHLNPSQTAVLCLYCDHALTAEDQQSPLYEKGVSCPHCHGDPKYQHDREPVAGRTKF; this comes from the coding sequence ATGTCACAGCCGCCCTACGTCATCGCCGCCTTCTATCACTTCTTCGACTTTCCCGATTTCGAAGCGCATCAGGCCCCGCTGCTCGAAAGGTTGAAAGGGCTGAGCATCAAGGGATCGCTGTTGATCACCTCCGAAGGCGTGAACTCGACCATGGCCGGCACGCGTGAGGCCATAGATAGCTTCCTGACCTATCTCCAAACTGAACTGATCGGCGAGCCGATCGTGTGGAAGGAGTCCTATGCCGACACCCAGCCCTTCGGAAAGGTGCGCGTGCGCCTCAAGAAGGAGACGATTTCGCTGGGGGAACCGGTTAATCTGACCCGCCGGGGTCACTATGTCGAGCCAAAGGACTGGAACAACCTGATCCGCCGCAACGACGTGGTGATCCTCGATACACGCAATGATTACGAGATCAATTTGGGCACCTTCAAAGGTGCGATTGACCCCAAAATCCCGACCTTCAAATTCTTGCCCGAATGGACGCGTCAGCACGCCGATCAGCTTAAAGGCAAGAAGATCGCCACCTTCTGCACCGGCGGCATCCGATGTGAAAAATATACCGCCTGGATGATGGAGAACGGCTTTGACGAGGTCTATCATCTCAAAGGTGGTATCTTGCAGTATTTCGAGGACGTTCCAGCCGAAGAGTCGCTATGGGACGGCGAATGCTTTGTCTTCGATGAGCGCATCGCCGTCGATCATCATCTGAATCCATCACAAACTGCCGTCCTATGCCTTTATTGCGACCACGCCCTGACCGCAGAGGATCAGCAAAGCCCACTGTATGAGAAAGGCGTCTCGTGCCCTCACTGCCACGGCGACCCGAAGTATCAGCATGACCGCGAACCGGTCGCAGGTCGCACCAAATTCTGA
- a CDS encoding LysR family transcriptional regulator, whose translation MDRALLQFLSVADAGSISLAAERMRVTQPTLTFNLRKLEKSLGVELFQRTARGMRLTPYGQTLYEHGIVMKRLHENALTSIERQRIQMDYGLSLGSGYTAWTGFLRAFIFEYRERHPDVAIHVSIGNVLRLMDQLLAGDILAFVGHKVPDLDPSLGTVFTPVGYLRDGYFVREGHPLLGGTRTLSELRAYPSTLAFPKESHQRRLSSSVFMDGTVGKAFTSNSLEACLDYVKHTHAVLQHGELMAREFERLGVFQVQLAPDDRADPVRMGVYSLKERGNDPRAQSLIGEFIARAAVAYGTD comes from the coding sequence ATGGATCGTGCCCTTCTACAGTTTCTGTCCGTCGCGGACGCCGGGTCGATCAGTCTGGCGGCGGAGCGCATGCGCGTTACCCAACCCACCCTGACCTTCAACCTACGCAAGCTAGAAAAGTCTCTGGGGGTGGAACTGTTTCAGCGCACGGCCCGAGGCATGCGGCTCACCCCCTACGGTCAGACGCTTTATGAGCACGGCATCGTCATGAAACGGCTGCATGAAAACGCCCTGACCTCCATCGAGCGGCAGCGCATCCAGATGGACTATGGCTTAAGTCTTGGGTCCGGTTACACGGCCTGGACCGGCTTTTTGCGCGCCTTTATCTTCGAATACCGCGAACGTCATCCGGATGTCGCCATTCACGTCAGCATCGGCAATGTGCTGCGCCTGATGGATCAGTTGCTGGCAGGAGATATTCTGGCCTTTGTCGGACATAAGGTGCCAGACCTCGACCCGAGCCTTGGAACCGTTTTCACCCCTGTTGGCTATCTGCGCGACGGCTATTTTGTGCGCGAGGGCCATCCGTTGCTGGGAGGCACCCGGACTTTGTCCGAACTAAGGGCCTATCCGTCAACCCTGGCCTTTCCGAAAGAGAGCCATCAGCGACGCTTATCAAGCTCAGTATTTATGGATGGCACGGTGGGGAAGGCCTTCACGTCAAACTCGCTAGAGGCTTGCCTCGACTACGTAAAACACACGCATGCGGTCTTACAGCATGGCGAGCTGATGGCGCGAGAGTTTGAGCGCCTCGGCGTTTTTCAGGTCCAACTCGCGCCTGATGACCGGGCCGACCCGGTGCGTATGGGCGTCTATTCTCTGAAGGAGCGCGGTAATGATCCGCGCGCCCAGTCCTTGATTGGTGAGTTCATTGCGCGTGCCGCGGTCGCCTATGGCACGGATTGA